In Zalophus californianus isolate mZalCal1 chromosome 4, mZalCal1.pri.v2, whole genome shotgun sequence, the following proteins share a genomic window:
- the LOC113925854 gene encoding LOW QUALITY PROTEIN: fas-activated serine/threonine kinase-like (The sequence of the model RefSeq protein was modified relative to this genomic sequence to represent the inferred CDS: inserted 1 base in 1 codon; deleted 2 bases in 2 codons): MAKLRARAPRAPCELVGGRAQHGTQDRQAAELTFHPPGRCHLLREGEVVGRAYRPGKRGSRLGTTTGPIRDLGLNLFSSRGLGFSSCEIEVAPALPTPSKAHTEPQRVSITQLHASSPALCPGLRCSAVWPAAAPASTALLSGAQQVGGPASWRRPPCRPCARATAASGTGEEPWGAAALAGPEPNRVLLGFPSDGPLICALEQERRFYLPPKPPPTLPPGLRSGQRLEAALSCLRFLRRLPQHLICSLAETRPGELTPHVMVLLAPHLARHLLREPQLLEAIAHFLVVQEAQLSSKVVQKLVLPFGRLNYLPLEQQFMPCLESILAREARLAPLATVNILMSLCQLQCLTFRALHFVFSPSFISHISGTPHALIVRRYLSLLDTAVELELPGYRGPRLPRRQQVPIFPQPLITHRGSLQRARCKYSHKDIVAEGLRQLLGEEKYRQNLTVPPGYCTXSGAVLPVRTQDPFLPYPPRSCPQGQAASQSTTHNPAQRVVLMLRECWHFCQDGRVLLGSRALREWHLGPLGYQLLPLPFEELESQRSLPQLKSYLRQKLQALGLHWGPERG, from the exons ATGGCAAAGCTGCGCGCTCGGGCTCCACGGGCGCCCTGCGAG ctggtgggtgggagggcccagcatggaacccaggACCGCCAGGCTGCCGAGCTCACGTTCCACCCTCCTGGCCGCTGCCACCTCCTGCGGGAGGGGGAGGTGGTCGGGAGGGCGTATCGACCGGGCAAgcggggctccaggctgggcacgACCACTGGCCCGATTCGTGACCTCGGGCTTAACCTCTTTTCCTCTCGGGGCCTTGGTTTCTCCAGCTGTGAAATCGAGGTAGCGCCAGCCCTGCCTACCCCCTCAAAGGCGCATACCGAGCCTCAGAG GGTTTCCATCACCCAACTCCATGCTTCGAGTCCTGCTCTCTGCCCAGGCCTCCGCTGCTCGGCTGTCTGGCCTGCTGCCGCTCCCGCCAGTACAGCCCTGCTATCTGGGGCCCAGCAAGTGGGGGGACCGGCCTCCTGGAGGAGGCCTCCATGCAGGCCCTGTGCAAGGGCCACAGCAGCTTCTGGAACAGGCGAGGAGCCCTGGGGAGCTGCTGCGTTGGCTGGGCCAGAACCCAACCGAG TCTTACTTGGCTTCCCATCAGATGGGCCCCTGATTTGTGCGCTGGAGCAGGAGAGAAGGTTCTACCTCCCTCCGAAGCCAcctcccactctgccccctgGCCTGCGCAGTGGGCAAAGATTGGAAGCTGCTCTGAGCTGCCTT CGTTTCCTGAGGCGTCTGCCGCAGCACCTCATCTGCAGCCTGGCAGAGACCAGGCCAGGGGAACTGACTCCCCACGTGATGGTGCTCCTGGCCCCGCACCTGGCCCGGCACTTGTTGCGGGAGCCCCAGCTTCTGGAAGCCATTGCCCACTTCCTGGTCGTCCAGGAAGCCCAGCTCAGCAGCAAGGTGGTACAGAAGTTGGTCCTGCCCTTTGGGCGGCTGAACTACTTGCCCCTGGAACAGCAGTTTATGCCCTGCCTTGAGAGTATCCTGGCCCGGGAAGCACGGCTGGCTCCCCTGGCTACTGTCAACATCTTGATGTCACTGTGCCAGCTTCAGTGCCTGACCTTCAGAGCCCTGCACTTTGTCTTTTCCCCAAGTTTCATCAGCCACATCAGCGGCACCCCTCATGCCCTGATTGTGCGGCGCTACCTCTCCCTGCTAGACACGGCTGTGGAGCTGGAGCTTCCAGGATACCGGGGTCCCCGCCTTCCCCGAAGGCAGCAAGTGCCCATCTTCCCCCAGCCACTCATCACTCATAGAGGATCCTTGCAGCGTGCCCGCTGCAAGTACAGTCATAAGGATATAGTGGCGGAA GGGCTGCGCCAGCTGCTAGGGGAGGAGAAGTACCGACAGAACCTGACTGTGCCTCCAGGCTACTGCA GCTCTGGTGCCGTGCTTCCCGTGAGGACCCAGGACCCCTTCCTACCCTACCCTCCCAGGTCCTGTCCCCAGGGCCAGGCTGCCTCTCAGTCCACCACCCACAACCCTGCCCAGAGGGTGGTGCTGATGCTGCGGGAATGTTGGCATTTCTGCCAGGATGGCCGAGTGCTGCTGGGCTCCCGGGCCCTACGGGAGTGGCACCTGGGCCCGCTGGGCTACCAGCTCCTGCCACTACCCTTCGAGGAACTGGAGTCACAGAGAAGCCTGCCCCAGCTCAAGAGCTACCTGAGGCAGAAGCTCCAGGCCTTGGGCCTCCACTGGGGGCCGGAAAGGGGATGA